One sulfur-oxidizing endosymbiont of Gigantopelta aegis genomic region harbors:
- a CDS encoding serine/threonine protein kinase, with amino-acid sequence MAKQIGRFNQVRELGKGTQGVVHLAVDPVLQRNVAIKSLHFSDMRKAEETKAMLLKEARTISKMVHPNIVSIYEAGEDQQQNPYLVFEYVSGQLLTDVMKKKGMMTIKNALALLKPVIEAISHADQLNIIHCDLKPANILINDDNIPKVMDFGIAHVLSKQQSKTDGFFGTPRYMPPEYIRKQTISASNDSYALGIILYEMLTGKSAFIGSNIKQIIVKVLNDSLPPPSKFNTDVDAQFESIVFKAIDKKLANRYHSTTEFNAAIDEYLAKQNSTVNQSSKKQDATIEFLLRRMKRKKDFPALSESLFKINKIVEEDNTGFDVLAGAIVEDFALTNKILKIVNSAYYRRSGGEVKTISHAVMMLGFDAIRSIAVSLILIDHLHDKSQAKQLKDSVVSSLYSGVFAKNLAEKSQLVNKEQVFLSGIFHNLGKLLTIFYFNEESLEIEKLIAEEKLDEENASTQVLGVPYSRLGMAIAKEWELPHYIVNTISPYNTKVNSKRMQLNDEEKMHAICSLSNELTHLIENSDAAEDWREKAVKIWRQYTPQLQLKDKDLVTLADQAKEDLIDLNSILNISMSKSSIIQGLDNDNASVTTADNVEKTLVITPTKGSEKQHELESKPRAIEEILKAGIDNIGTMIKGDYSYSGPHCQDSFLKY; translated from the coding sequence GTGGCAAAGCAAATTGGTCGATTTAATCAGGTTAGGGAATTAGGCAAAGGGACGCAGGGTGTGGTTCATTTGGCAGTTGACCCTGTTCTGCAACGTAATGTGGCGATAAAATCTTTGCATTTCTCTGATATGAGAAAGGCTGAAGAAACCAAGGCCATGCTCCTCAAAGAAGCTCGAACTATCAGTAAAATGGTTCACCCCAATATTGTGTCAATTTATGAAGCGGGTGAAGATCAACAACAAAATCCCTATTTGGTTTTTGAATATGTCAGTGGCCAATTGCTCACGGATGTCATGAAAAAAAAGGGCATGATGACCATTAAAAATGCCCTAGCTTTACTCAAGCCAGTGATTGAAGCAATCAGCCATGCTGACCAATTAAACATTATCCATTGTGATCTTAAGCCTGCCAATATTTTAATTAATGATGATAATATACCCAAGGTAATGGACTTTGGTATTGCCCATGTTTTGTCCAAGCAGCAATCAAAAACCGATGGCTTTTTTGGTACACCGCGTTATATGCCACCCGAGTACATTCGTAAACAAACCATTTCTGCCAGCAATGATTCTTATGCTCTGGGTATTATTCTCTATGAAATGCTCACAGGCAAGTCTGCTTTTATAGGCAGTAATATCAAGCAAATTATCGTTAAAGTATTAAATGACTCTCTTCCTCCTCCTTCAAAATTTAATACTGATGTTGATGCACAATTTGAAAGTATTGTGTTCAAAGCTATCGATAAAAAATTAGCCAATCGTTATCACAGTACGACCGAATTTAATGCGGCTATTGATGAATATTTGGCAAAGCAAAATTCAACAGTCAACCAGTCCAGTAAAAAGCAGGATGCAACCATAGAATTTTTGTTGCGTCGTATGAAACGTAAAAAAGATTTTCCAGCCTTATCGGAATCATTGTTTAAGATCAATAAAATTGTTGAAGAAGATAATACCGGATTTGATGTATTAGCAGGGGCAATTGTCGAAGACTTTGCCTTGACCAATAAAATATTAAAAATTGTCAATTCTGCTTATTATCGTCGTAGCGGTGGTGAGGTAAAAACCATTTCTCATGCGGTAATGATGTTGGGCTTTGATGCTATTCGTTCAATTGCAGTCAGTTTAATTTTAATTGATCACCTGCATGATAAGTCACAGGCAAAGCAACTAAAAGACAGTGTCGTTTCATCTCTCTATAGTGGAGTGTTTGCTAAAAACTTGGCAGAAAAATCACAATTGGTCAATAAAGAACAGGTATTCTTGAGTGGGATTTTTCATAATTTGGGTAAGTTATTAACAATTTTTTATTTTAATGAAGAATCATTGGAAATAGAAAAACTCATTGCAGAAGAAAAATTAGATGAGGAAAATGCCTCGACCCAAGTACTGGGTGTTCCCTATAGTCGCTTGGGGATGGCAATAGCAAAAGAGTGGGAACTTCCTCATTACATCGTGAATACTATTAGCCCCTATAATACCAAAGTGAATAGTAAGCGTATGCAGTTAAACGATGAAGAAAAAATGCATGCGATTTGTAGTTTGTCTAATGAGTTGACCCATCTGATAGAAAATAGTGATGCTGCAGAAGACTGGCGTGAGAAAGCAGTTAAAATCTGGCGTCAATACACCCCACAATTACAACTAAAGGATAAGGATCTGGTTACTCTGGCTGATCAGGCTAAAGAAGATTTAATTGACTTAAACTCCATCTTGAACATCAGCATGTCAAAGTCCTCTATTATACAAGGCCTGGATAATGACAATGCAAGCGTAACAACTGCCGACAATGTAGAAAAAACCTTGGTGATTACGCCCACAAAAGGCTCAGAAAAACAGCATGAGCTAGAAAGTAAACCGCGTGCTATAGAAGAAATTCTAAAGGCTGGTATTGATAATATTGGCACGATGATAAAAGGTGACTATAGTTACAGTGGACCCCATTGTCAAGACAGCTTTCTCAAATATTAA